The DNA region GGTCAGCGTGGGGGCCGCCGAGTCCTCAAAGCCGACGGAGTCCACTCAGTACCCTTTCCATCAACACGAGGTGGGCCTTGTTGGCACCACCGGAAGCGGTCTTGTGCACAGTGACCAGACCGAGTTGGGCCATGTCGCCCAGCAGCACCTTCGCCACGCCAAGCGGCGCACCGAACAGGGTCGCGACCTCGGCGACCGAGCGCGGCTGCTTGCACAGCGCGCCGATCTCGCGGTGTTCGGACTCGGCGAAGACCGACGCGTCGGACTCCTTGGCCGAGACCATGGTCTCCACCCGCAGTTCGAAGGTGGAGCGGGTGCGGCCGCGGGTCCAGGCGTACGGACGCACCATCGACGCGTCGGCTGCGGGTTCCAGGTCGACCGGGGCATGATCGACCTGATTTTCCCCCTCGCCGGACTCGCCGGGCGGCCACTCGGGTTCCACCGCCACCGGTTCATCCACTTCGGACTTCCGGTGCCTGCGCCGACGCCCGCCGCCAAGGGACAGGCCGTTCATCACGTCGGCGATGTTCGTCTCGGGGGCCGGTTCACCCCATTCGAGTCGCACGAAAGACAGTTCACCACCATGCTGGTCATCGCCGCGCTCGCCGATGTCGGCGGCGGCAACGTCTTCTCGTCGATGGCTATCATCTCGGTTGCTCATGTCTCGGTCATGCGGGCTGCCCCACCATCCTCCCGGCGGCGCCTTGCAGCGCCGCCCGCAGCTCCGGGGTGAGAATCTGGCCGACCCGGTCGACCAGCAGGGTCATCTCGTAGGCCACCTGCCCGATGTCGCAGTTCGGCGCGGCGAGCACGCCGAGGCAGGAGCCGTCCCCGATGGCCATGAGCAGCATCACCCCGCGCTCCATCTCGACCACGGTCTCCTTGACCGCGCCCGCGTCGAAGCACCGCGCCGCCCCGGAGGTGAGGCTGATCAGCCCCGAGGCCACCGCGGCGAGCTGGTCGGCGCGGTCGACGGGGAGCCGGGCGGAGGAGGTGAGCAGCAACCCGTCGGCCGAGACCACCACGGCGTGGGCCACTCCGGTGACCCGTTCCGCGAAGTCGTTGACCAACCAGCCGAATTGGCTTGGCTTGGACTGCGTGGACGTCATCGTGCTCCATTCATGATGGGAGGAACGCAGAACTCATGCGTCCAGCCCGGATTCCTGTTCGGTGGACTGCCTGGCCAGGCTTTCCCGGCCGCGGCCGATGCCGCGCTGGAGACTGCCGAGCCTGCCGCGCAGCGCCTCCGCGTCGCGTTCGACGCGGATCTCCGTGCCGGGCACCGGGTCGAGGCTGCCGGGCAGCAGCCGCTCGCGCGGGGTCCGGCGGGGCAGGCCGCCGTCGGCCGGAGTGTCCGGAGTGGACGCTCCGAGGGTGGCGGCGGCGTCCCAGCCCGCGTCGGCGGCGAAGCGCCACTGGGCGCCGCGCAGGTCCAGGCCGTCGGAGTTGCCGTGGGCTGGGCCGGTGTGGTGCACGCCGCGGGCGCGGTGCACGCCCGCCTGATAGCTCGACAGCCTGGTGCGCAGGTCGTCGGCGTCGCGGCCCGGCACAGTGGGCGGCGACGAATCGATGCTGCCGGGGACCAGGTTGCGGCGCGGGGTGCGGCGGGGCAGGCCGGAGCGGGTGAAGTCCTCCGGCTCGGCCGCCGACACCGACTTGGCCGCCTGGAAACCTTGATCGGCGGCGAAGTCCCATGCCGGGCCCTGTTCCGCGTCGGCGACCGTGGAGTTCGGGTCGTCGGTGACGGTGCGGAACCAGGCCGAGATCATCTCGTCGAAGATCGGCGTGGTCTCCTGGATATCGCGCACCGGGTCGGCGCCCGGGGGCCGCCCGTAGACCAGCGTCGTGTCCCACCAGCCGGTGGTCTCGGCTTCCGGCGTCTGCGGGGCGAACAGCTTGTCCGCCGAGATCTCCTCCGCCGCGGGCAGGTCCGGGGCCGGGTGGGACGGCCAGGCGACCGCTCCGGCGGGCTCGGCGGGCATGCCGAACTCAGCGGGGACGGCGGGCTCGACCGGCTTGGGGTCGCGGCGCGGCAGCGGCGCGGCCAGGTCACCGGCGTCGCGCGGGGCGGGCAGCGACTCGGGCATCTCGGCGCCGTCGCCGCGGGTCATCGGGATGAAGGACTCGACGCCGTTGGTGGGCGCGCGGCGGGGCAGGCCGTTCACCGTGGAGCCGTTGACCGCGGAACCGTTGACGGCCGAACCGTTGGTGCCGTTGACCGCGGAACCGTTGGTGCCCTTGACCTTCGCACCGTTGGACCCGTTGGACCCGTTGGTCCGCTTGATCCCCGCGGTGTGGGCGGGCGGCTCGTCCAGCACCGGGGCGGGCACTGGCGGCAGACCGACCACATTGGACGTCACCAGGTCGGACGCCACCGTGACCGTGGCCCGCAGGCCGGTCGGGGCGCCCGGCCGCAGCCGGACCTTGATCCCGTGCCGGGCGGCCAGCCTGCCGACCACGAACAGACCCATCCGGCGCGACGTGGTCGCGTCGACCACGCCGTCCTCGGCGAGCCGGGTGTTGGCCTCGGCCAGTTCGTCCGCCGTCATCCCGATGCCGCGGTCGCTGACCTCGATGCGCACCGTGCCGCCGTCGACGTGGTGGCTGGAGATGGTGACCTGGGTGGCGGGGGCGGAGAACGCGGCGGCGTTGTCGAGCAGTTCGGCGGTGAGCCGGACCAGGTCGCCGACGGCGTAGCCGACCACGAGCACGCTCGGCGGCGGCGCGATCACCACCCGCTGGTATTGCTCCACTTCGGACACGGCGGCGCGCAGCAGGTCGGCCAGGCTCACCGGCTGGGCCGACCGGCGGCCGTGGTGGACCTCACCGGTGGCGGTGCCGGAGAGGACCATCAGGTTCTCGTTGTTGCGCCGCATCCGGGTGGCGAGGTGGTCGAGCTGGAACAGCGTGGCGAGCTGGTCGGCGTCCTCCTCGTCGCGTTCGAGCCGTTCGAGCAGCTGCAGCTGGCGCTGCACCAGGCCCTGGCTGCGACGCGACAGGTTGACGAACACGCCCGCGTAGTTGGCGCGCATCCCGGCCTGCTCGGTGGCCAGCCGCAGCGCCTGCTGGTGCACCGCGTCGAACGCGCGGGCCACCTCGCCGACCTCGTCGGCCGACACCACCGCGACCGGCTCGACCATGGGCACGGCCAGGTCCCGCCCGTCGCGCAGCGCGGCGACCGCGGCGGGCAGCCGGTGCTCGGCGACGTCGAGCGCGCCGCGACGCAGCGCGCTCAGCGAGCGCAGCAGGTGCCTGCCGATGATGAGCATGATCGCGGCGGCGGCGACGAGCGCGACGATCAGGATGACCGAGGCCAGGCCCGCGGCGTCGCTGGCCTCGTCCTGCAACGCCGCCGAGCCGCTCTTGACCTGCTCGCCGAGCGTGCCGCTGATGTCGCTCAGCTTGCCCGACACCAGGTCGCTGGCGCTGTTCCAGTCCGCCGCGGCGACCGGCATGCCGGGTCTGGAGCCGCGGTCGAGCGCCCGGCGCACCAGGACGTTGCGGGTCTCGGCCTCGGCGCCGGGCAGCGCGCGGGCGTACTCGTCCTGCTGGGCCGGGTTCGCGATCGCCCGGAAGTCGGCGAGGCGGTCGTCGAGCCGGGCCTGGGAGGCGCGCAGGCCGTCGACCTCGGCGGCGGCCAGCGCGCCGCGGACGATGCCGATGCCGAGCAGGCCCTGTTGGTAGTGCACCTCTTCCTTGGCCGCCTCAAGGTCGTGCAGCGCGCCCGCCGTGCTCGACAGCGCGGGGTCGGCGACCTCCTCGGCGGCGGCGCGGTCGAAGGCGATCAGCGCGCGGACGACGGTGCTGTAGCCCGCGAGCGCGGCGGGCCCGTCGACCTCGCGGGCGCCGACCTTGCCGCGCAGCACCTCCAGCTCGCCGAAGCGGGTT from Alloactinosynnema sp. L-07 includes:
- a CDS encoding DUF742 domain-containing protein gives rise to the protein MSNRDDSHRREDVAAADIGERGDDQHGGELSFVRLEWGEPAPETNIADVMNGLSLGGGRRRRHRKSEVDEPVAVEPEWPPGESGEGENQVDHAPVDLEPAADASMVRPYAWTRGRTRSTFELRVETMVSAKESDASVFAESEHREIGALCKQPRSVAEVATLFGAPLGVAKVLLGDMAQLGLVTVHKTASGGANKAHLVLMERVLSGLRRL
- a CDS encoding roadblock/LC7 domain-containing protein — protein: MTSTQSKPSQFGWLVNDFAERVTGVAHAVVVSADGLLLTSSARLPVDRADQLAAVASGLISLTSGAARCFDAGAVKETVVEMERGVMLLMAIGDGSCLGVLAAPNCDIGQVAYEMTLLVDRVGQILTPELRAALQGAAGRMVGQPA
- a CDS encoding nitrate- and nitrite sensing domain-containing protein; this translates as MSKSRWTALRQWRDWGIPVKLAAVTLVPVLFAIVLGVLQIGSQIDRADSYKQIDRLVTVNDTLHKTVTWLQRERTKAAVLLTSGSSDIGFELVAERRSADEAKAALLAAADGLVFSNETTAARYTDVRTRFGELEVLRGKVGAREVDGPAALAGYSTVVRALIAFDRAAAEEVADPALSSTAGALHDLEAAKEEVHYQQGLLGIGIVRGALAAAEVDGLRASQARLDDRLADFRAIANPAQQDEYARALPGAEAETRNVLVRRALDRGSRPGMPVAAADWNSASDLVSGKLSDISGTLGEQVKSGSAALQDEASDAAGLASVILIVALVAAAAIMLIIGRHLLRSLSALRRGALDVAEHRLPAAVAALRDGRDLAVPMVEPVAVVSADEVGEVARAFDAVHQQALRLATEQAGMRANYAGVFVNLSRRSQGLVQRQLQLLERLERDEEDADQLATLFQLDHLATRMRRNNENLMVLSGTATGEVHHGRRSAQPVSLADLLRAAVSEVEQYQRVVIAPPPSVLVVGYAVGDLVRLTAELLDNAAAFSAPATQVTISSHHVDGGTVRIEVSDRGIGMTADELAEANTRLAEDGVVDATTSRRMGLFVVGRLAARHGIKVRLRPGAPTGLRATVTVASDLVTSNVVGLPPVPAPVLDEPPAHTAGIKRTNGSNGSNGAKVKGTNGSAVNGTNGSAVNGSAVNGSTVNGLPRRAPTNGVESFIPMTRGDGAEMPESLPAPRDAGDLAAPLPRRDPKPVEPAVPAEFGMPAEPAGAVAWPSHPAPDLPAAEEISADKLFAPQTPEAETTGWWDTTLVYGRPPGADPVRDIQETTPIFDEMISAWFRTVTDDPNSTVADAEQGPAWDFAADQGFQAAKSVSAAEPEDFTRSGLPRRTPRRNLVPGSIDSSPPTVPGRDADDLRTRLSSYQAGVHRARGVHHTGPAHGNSDGLDLRGAQWRFAADAGWDAAATLGASTPDTPADGGLPRRTPRERLLPGSLDPVPGTEIRVERDAEALRGRLGSLQRGIGRGRESLARQSTEQESGLDA